In Methanothermus fervidus DSM 2088, a single genomic region encodes these proteins:
- a CDS encoding 4-vinyl reductase 4VR (COGs: COG1719 hydrocarbon binding protein (contains V4R domain)~InterPro IPR004096~KEGG: mth:MTH842 hypothetical protein~PFAM: 4-vinyl reductase 4VR~SPTR: O26930 Conserved protein~PFAM: V4R domain~TIGRFAM: bacteriochlorophyll 4-vinyl reductase) produces MVNRYVKYTHRKNSTKMKKDEKDKEVSLKNVITSDRKYLLSYGVSGFRVLDPAVMSILHGDEHQRANMFLNGFKTGKLLVREGLVTSLESLQRFLFENQIMILDIYKILDKEIELRVYESLRVSGLPNIGKPICHYETGLFKGVLQEILDKKVKVRETKCKAQGYPYCQFKVVTKYYDKL; encoded by the coding sequence ATGGTGAATAGATATGTTAAATACACACATAGAAAAAATTCTACAAAAATGAAAAAAGATGAAAAAGACAAAGAGGTTTCTCTAAAAAATGTCATCACTTCTGATAGGAAATATTTATTATCGTATGGTGTTAGTGGTTTTAGAGTACTAGATCCAGCAGTAATGTCAATTTTACATGGAGACGAACATCAAAGAGCTAACATGTTCTTAAATGGATTTAAAACTGGGAAGTTATTAGTGAGGGAAGGACTTGTAACTTCTCTAGAATCTTTACAAAGATTTTTATTTGAAAACCAAATCATGATCCTAGATATATATAAAATTTTAGATAAAGAGATTGAATTAAGAGTTTATGAATCTTTAAGAGTCTCAGGGCTGCCTAATATTGGAAAACCAATTTGTCACTATGAAACTGGTCTATTTAAGGGTGTACTTCAGGAAATTTTAGATAAAAAAGTCAAAGTAAGAGAAACAAAATGCAAAGCTCAAGGATATCCTTATTGTCAATTTAAAGTCGTAACAAAATATTACGACAAATTATGA
- a CDS encoding imidazole glycerol phosphate synthase subunit hisH (COGs: COG0118 Glutamine amidotransferase~InterPro IPR017926: IPR016226: IPR010139: IPR000991~KEGG: mth:MTH1524 imidazole glycerol phosphate synthase subunit HisH~PFAM: glutamine amidotransferase class-I~SPTR: O27568 Imidazole glycerol phosphate synthase subunit hisH~TIGRFAM: imidazole glycerol phosphate synthase, glutamine amidotransferase subunit~PFAM: Glutamine amidotransferase class-I~TIGRFAM: imidazole glycerol phosphate synthase, glutamine amidotransferase subunit): protein MIAVVDYGSGNLRSIMNAFKNIGVNVNVTNDKEILKTADVLIIPGVGAFKKAMVNIEPFKDIIIEHVEDGKPILGICLGLQILFTESEESPGVMGLNIIPGKVVRLSAEKVPHMGWNKIKIKKECPLLNDIKDGYFYFAHSYYAKPKDWNVVAATTYHGSEIPAVICHKNIYATQFHPEKSGTLGLKILNNFVELVK from the coding sequence ATGATTGCAGTGGTAGATTATGGTAGTGGAAATTTAAGAAGTATTATGAATGCCTTTAAAAATATTGGAGTCAATGTTAATGTAACAAATGATAAAGAAATATTGAAAACTGCAGATGTATTGATAATTCCTGGTGTAGGGGCCTTTAAAAAAGCCATGGTAAATATAGAACCTTTCAAAGATATAATAATAGAGCATGTTGAGGATGGAAAACCAATATTAGGAATATGTTTGGGATTACAAATATTATTTACAGAAAGTGAGGAAAGTCCTGGTGTAATGGGATTAAATATTATTCCTGGTAAGGTTGTAAGGTTGTCAGCTGAAAAAGTACCTCATATGGGATGGAACAAAATTAAAATAAAAAAAGAATGTCCATTGTTAAATGACATAAAAGATGGTTATTTTTATTTTGCTCATTCTTATTATGCAAAACCTAAAGATTGGAATGTTGTAGCTGCAACTACTTATCATGGTTCTGAGATACCTGCAGTTATTTGTCATAAAAATATCTATGCTACACAATTTCACCCTGAAAAAAGTGGAACATTAGGATTAAAAATATTAAATAACTTTGTAGAATTGGTGAAATAA
- a CDS encoding Nucleotidyl transferase (COGs: COG1208 Nucleoside-diphosphate-sugar pyrophosphorylase involved in lipopolysaccharide biosynthesis/translation initiation factor 2B gamma/epsilon subunits (eIF-2Bgamma/eIF-2Bepsilon)~InterPro IPR011051: IPR005835: IPR013096~KEGG: mth:MTH1523 glucose-1-phosphate adenylyltransferase related protein~PFAM: Nucleotidyl transferase; Cupin 2 conserved barrel domain protein~SPTR: O27567 Glucose-1-phosphate adenylyltransferase related protein~PFAM: Nucleotidyl transferase; Mannose-6-phosphate isomerase) — MKSPVGMILCGGYGKRLRPITERIPKPLIEIKDGYTILDKQLFDFKSAGIDKVYLLTGFLSEKIKERYGDEYKGVKLEYVEEEKPLGTLNAIRLGMEHVEDDVECVIRNGDVVADLNLKKMIEMGRNSDYPLTIFITKMKSPYGIVEITGDRITSFKEKPYLKYYINGGIYFVKEKLDFEEFEKGDIEKTLFPKLARENKLGYYKEDDTFWMSVDTSKDLEEIRKEYENRTDKPWGYEKILIKTKKYLTKELFIKEDYRTSFHYHEKKDETMFIVKGSGYIEFEDKKQYFSKNDTIHIPPKTPHSIVATENLKIYEVSTPHLKDTVRIKDYYDVR; from the coding sequence ATGAAATCTCCTGTTGGAATGATATTATGTGGTGGGTATGGTAAAAGATTGAGGCCAATAACAGAACGTATTCCTAAACCTTTGATAGAAATAAAAGACGGATATACAATTCTTGATAAACAACTTTTTGATTTTAAAAGTGCTGGAATTGATAAAGTTTATTTATTAACAGGTTTTTTAAGTGAAAAAATTAAGGAAAGATATGGTGACGAATACAAAGGTGTAAAACTTGAATATGTGGAAGAAGAAAAACCATTAGGAACATTAAATGCAATTAGATTAGGAATGGAACATGTGGAAGATGATGTTGAGTGTGTAATAAGAAATGGTGATGTTGTAGCAGATTTAAATCTTAAAAAAATGATAGAAATGGGAAGAAATTCTGATTATCCTTTAACAATTTTTATTACTAAAATGAAATCCCCATATGGAATAGTTGAAATTACAGGAGATCGCATAACTTCATTTAAAGAAAAACCTTATTTAAAATATTATATAAATGGTGGTATTTATTTTGTGAAGGAAAAGTTAGATTTTGAAGAATTTGAAAAAGGAGATATTGAAAAAACATTGTTTCCAAAATTAGCCCGTGAAAACAAATTAGGATATTATAAAGAGGATGACACATTTTGGATGTCAGTAGATACTTCTAAAGATTTAGAAGAAATTCGTAAAGAATATGAAAATAGGACAGACAAACCTTGGGGATATGAAAAAATACTGATTAAAACAAAGAAATACTTAACAAAAGAATTATTCATAAAAGAAGATTATAGGACTTCCTTCCATTATCATGAAAAGAAAGATGAGACAATGTTCATTGTTAAAGGTTCTGGTTATATAGAATTCGAAGATAAGAAACAATACTTTAGTAAGAATGATACAATACATATACCTCCTAAGACTCCTCATTCAATAGTTGCTACAGAGAATTTAAAAATATATGAAGTTTCAACTCCACATCTTAAGGATACTGTCCGTATAAAAGATTATTACGATGTGAGATAG
- a CDS encoding methanogenesis marker 13 metalloprotein (COGs: COG2710 Nitrogenase molybdenum-iron protein alpha and beta chains~InterPro IPR017675: IPR000510~KEGG: mth:MTH1522 nitrogenase alpha chain (NifD) related protein~PFAM: oxidoreductase/nitrogenase component 1~SPTR: O27566 Uncharacterized protein MTH_1522~TIGRFAM: methanogenesis marker 13 metalloprotein~PFAM: Nitrogenase component 1 type Oxidoreductase~TIGRFAM: putative methanogenesis marker 13 metalloprotein), with protein sequence MHPRPSPIAAALYTLRDLDVDLIVLHGPKGCCFRTARLLEQDGVRVVTTGMSEKDFVFGAEEKLTKTLKKAYKMFSPKLIGVVGTCASMIIGENLKRAVENAKVPAKVLIVESHGGFGEGDNTEGAIAVLEVAAKERLISEDEARRQIKMLRMATAIEKTRGMAQGKYIPPLEGDNKKKVAKIVINAFKNGKKVAMVLNAKKETAYLFADVLRLPYSKLNGNPVVIANLDENIGLPRIRNHAKNIKKELKDNGVNINYITGGLDEYPVTGKKAMEILEKEEIDFAVVSGIPHALPIEKYNNIEMVAVTDGPRLVEPLKNIGYKYVVLELDAHAKTLGKRRIVNSEFGNIIRSEIS encoded by the coding sequence TTGCATCCCAGACCTAGTCCAATTGCAGCTGCACTTTACACACTCCGGGACTTAGATGTTGATTTAATAGTTTTACATGGACCTAAAGGTTGCTGTTTTAGGACTGCAAGATTGTTGGAACAAGATGGTGTAAGAGTTGTAACAACAGGCATGTCAGAAAAAGATTTTGTATTTGGAGCAGAAGAAAAACTCACGAAAACACTTAAAAAAGCTTATAAGATGTTTTCACCAAAACTTATTGGTGTAGTTGGTACTTGCGCCAGCATGATTATTGGTGAAAACCTTAAAAGAGCTGTGGAAAATGCTAAAGTTCCTGCAAAGGTTTTAATAGTAGAATCTCATGGAGGTTTTGGTGAAGGGGATAATACTGAAGGAGCGATAGCAGTATTAGAGGTTGCAGCTAAAGAAAGATTAATATCTGAGGATGAAGCTAGAAGACAAATAAAAATGCTTAGAATGGCAACTGCTATTGAAAAAACTAGAGGGATGGCACAAGGAAAGTATATTCCTCCGTTGGAAGGAGATAATAAAAAAAAGGTAGCTAAAATAGTTATAAATGCATTTAAAAATGGAAAAAAGGTTGCAATGGTTTTAAATGCAAAAAAGGAAACTGCATATTTATTTGCAGATGTATTAAGATTACCCTATTCAAAATTAAATGGAAATCCAGTAGTAATTGCTAATCTTGATGAAAACATTGGTCTTCCAAGAATAAGAAATCATGCGAAAAATATTAAAAAAGAATTAAAAGATAATGGAGTCAATATTAACTATATAACAGGAGGGTTAGATGAATATCCTGTCACAGGGAAAAAAGCCATGGAAATACTTGAAAAGGAAGAAATAGATTTTGCAGTTGTTTCGGGAATACCTCATGCACTCCCAATTGAAAAATACAATAATATTGAAATGGTAGCAGTTACTGACGGTCCAAGACTTGTAGAACCTCTTAAAAATATTGGTTATAAATATGTAGTTTTGGAGTTAGATGCTCATGCGAAAACTTTAGGTAAAAGAAGGATTGTAAATTCTGAATTTGGAAATATAATAAGGAGTGAGATATCATGA
- a CDS encoding conserved hypothetical protein (KEGG: mth:MTH1526 hypothetical protein~SPTR: O27570 Conserved protein): MEDKGYIFTIDAILSLLILFIFISTICNIKMPVFYESNADEILSTMANCPSPYNSTLEKVCFYLDSNDKENAKRVCECFFRKNFPGLSYKLIVDNGSEVLASSGTLNDTDSAIRNFGSHTFYLLLNA; encoded by the coding sequence ATGGAAGATAAAGGATATATATTTACAATTGATGCAATACTTTCTCTACTTATTTTATTTATTTTTATTTCAACTATCTGTAATATTAAAATGCCAGTTTTCTATGAGAGTAACGCTGATGAAATATTATCAACGATGGCAAATTGTCCTTCTCCTTATAATTCCACACTTGAAAAAGTATGTTTTTATTTGGATTCAAATGATAAAGAAAATGCTAAAAGAGTATGTGAATGCTTTTTTAGAAAAAATTTTCCAGGGTTAAGTTATAAGTTGATAGTTGATAATGGAAGTGAAGTTCTTGCTTCTAGTGGAACTCTAAATGATACTGATTCAGCAATTAGAAATTTCGGATCACATACTTTCTATCTTTTGCTTAATGCTTAA
- a CDS encoding metal-binding domain containning protein (COGs: COG5643 Protein containing a metal-binding domain shared with formylmethanofuran dehydrogenase subunit E~KEGG: mth:MTH1346 hypothetical protein~SPTR: O27400 Putative uncharacterized protein), with amino-acid sequence MISCHSKKGCEILKWQGLLGILVVVLILTMSNTSSAVNNVNSTSLMYISGQKIAKDALNDKILDLTNSKRNLLITTAGSISFNSKDSTDSIQAIIDTFSNSNLTGEKGITYSNGNLILLNNPRELMYVFVSQKSNGDLYAKKYTINNNIIESSKTFYISISQMSEKQLTNAANILGRNIIRIANAWAVGCPPDLLAVTFSANDIRDVDIASYAMLKTFALTFGPSGFYYIIMPMNTTDLPMYGIFGFDVKSYYTNDPNLKHGEMVAICYNNTSKSGVLALMRTKIFDEDFKQRFSYETGIPWQHEKYFMWLLKLLQKDPKSLFEIEALKTIEEKDLKYLLSGVDKDYIKKLRDTQVSWATDIFPIINYSKMFNLGVETFNSVYNKGLFKIDELAKGYVGVVVPPYYCNVFGKYSLVGYIDGIYLAAKKLLKNAGYNEGGFTIRNILQIRNPWTWFSGIKTAFIKVEPESTKYYENTRNIDQLKISGIRIDIDPVKGALNTTKIFDISPAISSSFMVGNALIPAVAGIAYAWAANAPQSFITVIGRVGCICSLKYYDLAEYAWKKLPPSSQEYYIFIALVTPDETNRQISGRTTAFAVSPSQSTYYALPALRNAYADYSILILWDKIKNTGKAMLLYYNEKSMDELMTLEGYVSSKYSNRASLFWHLDKIYNEGIHHDILNSIISIEKVIPVTSKYLKELTTLGVDPIRMLMTYILSEISTLTRPPIQTMTIQTLHFPMIISKTSRIFNIHPYISHLKIYTFSYRHKFATATSLYRTKLAKKIQPLISNKKLNYPSTKNTSLIILLLLVFVIALLTSYVKRKTIVTSLNKILHKRHGK; translated from the coding sequence ATGATATCATGTCATTCAAAAAAAGGTTGTGAAATTTTGAAGTGGCAAGGATTGTTAGGAATATTAGTAGTAGTATTAATACTGACAATGTCTAACACAAGTTCAGCAGTTAACAATGTAAATTCAACAAGTTTAATGTATATATCTGGCCAAAAAATAGCTAAAGATGCATTAAACGATAAAATATTGGACCTAACAAATTCTAAAAGAAATTTATTAATAACCACTGCAGGCAGTATTTCTTTCAATAGTAAAGATTCTACAGATAGTATACAAGCAATCATTGATACATTTTCCAATTCAAATTTAACAGGAGAAAAAGGGATCACATATAGCAATGGAAATTTAATTTTATTAAATAATCCTAGAGAATTAATGTATGTTTTTGTTTCACAAAAAAGCAATGGAGATCTCTATGCAAAAAAGTACACAATTAATAACAATATTATTGAAAGTAGTAAAACATTTTACATCTCCATATCTCAAATGTCTGAAAAACAACTTACAAATGCTGCAAATATTCTGGGCAGGAATATAATAAGGATTGCAAATGCTTGGGCAGTAGGATGTCCACCAGATTTGTTAGCAGTGACTTTTTCAGCGAATGATATTAGAGACGTAGATATAGCTAGCTATGCAATGTTAAAAACCTTTGCATTGACTTTTGGACCTTCAGGATTTTACTACATAATTATGCCAATGAATACTACTGATCTTCCTATGTATGGAATATTTGGATTTGACGTTAAATCTTATTATACAAATGATCCCAATTTGAAGCATGGTGAAATGGTAGCAATATGTTATAATAATACATCAAAATCAGGAGTATTGGCATTAATGAGGACTAAAATCTTTGATGAAGATTTTAAACAAAGATTTAGCTATGAAACTGGTATTCCTTGGCAACATGAGAAATATTTCATGTGGCTTTTAAAATTACTACAAAAAGATCCCAAATCTTTATTTGAAATTGAAGCGTTGAAAACAATTGAAGAAAAAGATCTTAAATATTTATTGTCTGGTGTAGATAAGGACTACATCAAAAAACTAAGAGATACTCAGGTTTCATGGGCTACAGATATATTTCCTATAATAAATTATTCAAAAATGTTTAATTTAGGAGTTGAGACATTCAACAGTGTATATAATAAAGGATTATTTAAAATAGATGAATTAGCAAAAGGGTATGTTGGAGTAGTTGTTCCTCCTTATTATTGTAACGTATTTGGAAAATATTCATTAGTCGGATACATAGATGGCATATATTTAGCTGCAAAAAAATTATTAAAAAATGCTGGATACAATGAAGGTGGTTTTACAATAAGAAATATATTACAAATAAGAAATCCTTGGACTTGGTTTTCAGGAATAAAAACAGCATTTATAAAAGTAGAACCTGAATCTACAAAATATTATGAAAATACTCGTAACATTGATCAGCTAAAAATCAGTGGTATAAGAATAGACATTGACCCTGTAAAAGGTGCATTAAATACAACAAAAATATTTGATATTAGCCCAGCAATATCCTCATCATTTATGGTTGGAAATGCACTAATACCAGCAGTTGCCGGCATTGCCTATGCATGGGCCGCAAATGCACCTCAAAGTTTTATAACTGTGATTGGTAGAGTTGGATGCATTTGTTCACTTAAATACTATGACCTAGCAGAATATGCATGGAAAAAGTTACCACCATCATCTCAAGAATATTATATATTTATTGCACTGGTAACTCCAGATGAGACTAATCGTCAAATATCTGGAAGGACAACTGCATTTGCAGTGTCTCCTTCTCAATCCACATATTATGCATTACCAGCTTTAAGAAATGCGTATGCTGATTATTCAATTTTAATATTATGGGACAAAATAAAAAATACAGGGAAAGCAATGCTTCTATATTATAATGAAAAATCAATGGATGAGTTAATGACATTAGAGGGGTATGTTAGCAGTAAATATAGTAATAGAGCATCATTGTTTTGGCATTTAGACAAAATATACAATGAAGGAATTCACCATGACATATTAAATTCTATTATTAGTATAGAAAAGGTAATTCCAGTTACTTCAAAATATTTAAAAGAATTAACGACTCTTGGAGTAGATCCTATAAGAATGTTGATGACATATATACTGAGTGAAATTTCTACTTTAACAAGACCTCCCATCCAAACAATGACCATACAGACTCTTCATTTCCCCATGATAATCAGTAAAACAAGTAGAATTTTCAACATACATCCATATATTTCACATTTAAAGATTTACACATTTTCTTATAGACATAAATTTGCAACTGCAACATCTCTATACAGAACAAAGTTAGCAAAGAAAATACAACCACTCATTAGTAATAAAAAATTAAATTATCCATCAACGAAAAATACAAGCTTAATAATTCTGTTACTCCTAGTATTTGTCATTGCATTGTTGACCAGCTACGTTAAAAGAAAAACTATTGTAACTTCTTTGAATAAAATTCTTCATAAAAGACATGGAAAATAA
- a CDS encoding pyridoxal phosphate synthase yaaD subunit (COGs: COG0214 Pyridoxine biosynthesis enzyme~InterPro IPR001852: IPR011060~KEGG: mth:MTH666 pyridoxal biosynthesis lyase PdxS~PFAM: Vitamin B6 biosynthesis protein~SPTR: O26762 Pyridoxal biosynthesis lyase pdxS~TIGRFAM: pyridoxine biosynthesis protein~PFAM: SOR/SNZ family~TIGRFAM: pyridoxal 5'-phosphate synthase, synthase subunit Pdx1), translating into MKYGTERLKRGFAKMVKGGVIMDVVNAEQAMIAEDAGAVAVMALEKVPADIRASKGVARMADPNKIEEIMDAVSIPVMAKVRIGHFVEAQILEALGVDMIDESEVLTPADERFHIDKRKFKVPFVCGARNLGEALRRIAEGAAMIRTKGEAGTGNVVEAVRHMRIIMGQIREIMNKDEEELWEYSRKIEAPFELVKETAELGRLPVVNFAAGGIATPADAALMMQLGADGVFVGSGIFKSKNPEAYAKAIVEAVANYDNPEVLLEVSRGLGEAMPGIEISEIPESDRMQERGW; encoded by the coding sequence ATGAAATATGGAACTGAGAGACTCAAAAGAGGATTCGCAAAAATGGTCAAAGGCGGAGTGATAATGGACGTTGTAAATGCAGAACAAGCAATGATAGCCGAAGATGCCGGAGCAGTTGCAGTTATGGCACTTGAAAAAGTACCTGCAGACATAAGGGCTAGCAAAGGAGTAGCAAGAATGGCAGATCCAAATAAAATTGAAGAAATAATGGATGCTGTTTCAATTCCTGTGATGGCAAAAGTAAGAATTGGACATTTTGTTGAAGCACAAATACTGGAAGCATTAGGGGTTGACATGATCGATGAGAGTGAAGTTTTAACACCGGCTGATGAAAGATTCCATATAGATAAAAGAAAATTTAAAGTACCTTTTGTTTGTGGTGCAAGAAACCTTGGGGAAGCATTGAGACGTATAGCTGAAGGAGCTGCAATGATAAGAACTAAAGGTGAAGCAGGCACAGGAAATGTTGTAGAAGCTGTAAGACATATGAGAATAATTATGGGACAAATTAGAGAAATAATGAATAAAGATGAAGAAGAGTTATGGGAATACAGTAGGAAAATTGAAGCCCCATTTGAGTTAGTAAAAGAGACGGCTGAGTTAGGTAGATTACCAGTTGTAAATTTTGCTGCTGGAGGTATTGCTACACCAGCTGATGCTGCATTAATGATGCAATTAGGAGCAGATGGCGTGTTTGTTGGATCTGGAATATTTAAATCTAAAAATCCAGAAGCATATGCAAAAGCTATAGTGGAAGCTGTTGCAAATTATGATAATCCTGAAGTGTTATTAGAAGTATCAAGAGGACTTGGTGAAGCAATGCCTGGTATAGAAATAAGTGAGATACCTGAATCAGATCGTATGCAAGAAAGAGGTTGGTAA
- a CDS encoding AIR synthase related protein domain protein (COGs: COG1973 Hydrogenase maturation factor~InterPro IPR009186: IPR016188: IPR010918: IPR000728~KEGG: mth:MTH1525 hydrogenase expression/formation protein HypE related protein~PFAM: AIR synthase related protein domain protein; AIR synthase related protein~SPTR: O27569 Hydrogenase expression/formation protein HypE related protein~PFAM: AIR synthase related protein, N-terminal domain; AIR synthase related protein, C-terminal domain) translates to MDMEGFVRKMLKQENERKVKNKLINRIREFKEIDKEKAAKLASAVIEEVKNTFKINEEDKELKELVKYPKANVTMGEMGVGSRGKGDFFVHRKIAEISLSKGKTVVDPTSQDDGGVVKTESKFGNIYVTTAIDGIHSRLSEYPFLGGFHVTRAALRDVYVMGAKPIAIISDLHLADDGDVGKLFDFTAGVSAVSELTGVPITAGSTLRVGGDMVLGDRLVSAVGAVGISNTAPTARKKAEVGDKILMTEGSGGGTITTTAIYHGFFDVIYETLNIDFMKACEAIINAGLLNEIHAMTDITNGGLRGDAHEISSTTGLGFVFNKEKIFDLINPRVLEMLNKLDIDPLGVSIDSLMVIAPKDVCEEIKDVVSKVGVKIDYVGYVDDSGVPKLKSKNEEKILKPLFREAAYTKIKKVVGEKTPEDFEEMKEKVKNAALKAIKKKNKIVEMIRKKEHGR, encoded by the coding sequence ATGGACATGGAAGGTTTTGTAAGAAAAATGCTTAAACAAGAAAACGAAAGAAAAGTTAAAAATAAATTAATAAATAGAATAAGAGAATTTAAGGAAATAGATAAAGAAAAGGCTGCAAAATTGGCCTCAGCTGTAATTGAAGAAGTTAAAAATACTTTTAAAATAAATGAAGAAGATAAAGAACTGAAAGAATTAGTTAAATATCCAAAAGCCAATGTTACAATGGGCGAAATGGGAGTTGGGTCTAGAGGAAAAGGAGATTTTTTTGTACATAGAAAAATAGCTGAAATTTCTTTGAGTAAAGGTAAAACTGTTGTTGATCCTACCTCACAAGATGATGGTGGTGTAGTTAAAACCGAATCAAAATTTGGAAATATCTATGTTACTACAGCAATTGATGGTATACATTCTCGTTTGAGTGAATATCCTTTTCTTGGTGGATTTCATGTAACAAGGGCTGCACTTAGAGATGTTTATGTGATGGGTGCCAAACCAATAGCCATAATAAGTGATTTACATCTTGCAGATGATGGAGATGTAGGTAAGTTATTTGATTTTACAGCAGGAGTTTCTGCAGTTTCAGAGTTAACAGGTGTTCCAATAACTGCTGGAAGTACATTACGTGTAGGCGGAGACATGGTATTAGGTGATAGGCTTGTGAGCGCTGTTGGGGCTGTAGGTATTTCTAACACAGCTCCAACAGCTAGAAAGAAAGCAGAAGTTGGAGATAAGATTTTAATGACTGAAGGTTCTGGAGGAGGCACGATAACTACTACTGCAATTTATCATGGCTTTTTTGATGTAATATATGAGACTTTAAATATTGATTTTATGAAAGCTTGTGAGGCAATTATCAATGCTGGATTGTTAAATGAAATTCATGCCATGACTGATATTACAAATGGTGGTCTAAGAGGAGATGCCCACGAAATATCTTCAACAACAGGATTAGGATTTGTATTTAATAAAGAAAAAATATTTGATTTGATAAATCCTAGAGTCTTAGAAATGTTAAATAAATTGGACATTGATCCATTGGGAGTTTCAATAGATTCATTGATGGTAATAGCCCCCAAAGATGTTTGTGAGGAAATTAAAGACGTTGTGTCTAAAGTTGGAGTAAAAATAGATTATGTTGGCTATGTAGATGATTCAGGAGTTCCTAAGCTTAAGTCAAAAAATGAAGAAAAAATATTAAAACCATTGTTTAGGGAGGCAGCATATACAAAAATCAAAAAAGTTGTTGGAGAAAAAACTCCTGAAGATTTTGAAGAAATGAAAGAGAAAGTTAAAAATGCTGCATTAAAAGCTATTAAAAAGAAAAATAAAATTGTAGAAATGATTCGGAAGAAAGAACATGGAAGATAA